TATATACAcatattattatgttatatagtATCTATTGCTTAATGCATGTTTGTATCGATTGAATAATTGGTATAGCTACAATGTTTGATTGATTTGTATCATGTTTGTATAATACTTGTTTGTATGTATGGTATTTACCAAAATATCATGCTATGCTTTTATTATCGTAACATTTAAGTAGTTAAGTATATAGATTATACCATATGTGTCTTGGTTTCCTATACTTATGAGGAAAGTGTTTGAATTactggattttctttttgtttcacaTGATTGATAGTAGTTAAATATACCCTTAGACATGTTCAAGTGTTATTTGCACCCATTACGTTTCTTTAGGTAATGGGTGCTACTAACTCTTGGCATTTTTACTTAGTCTATATTATCATGTCCATGTACGATCTTTCGTTAGCGTTCCTCTAATTGTCCTTTGGGTATGCAGTTGTGGTGTGCCACACAACGGTATTGGTGTGAGCACAATATGCAACAAGCATACTTGGAGAACTGTGGGAAAATGATGCCGAAATTTTATCGGCCATGATAATACACGACTAAGTATCTATGAGATATAGATAATGCAATTTccaatgggataggaccaattACCCTCATCGTGGGAAGATCATTGAagaatttattttgcatttttttaatgtatgtgGATTGAAAAGTTCTCGAAATTTATAGTGTAAGTTGCCATTACctatggataagagttggatttGCCTTGGAGACAAACTAGGTAGAGACTAAAAGAGATATGCATCCAGGGTAAGGGAATTTATAGACTTTGCGAGAGGTAGCGTAGACTCATCTAGATGTATTAGATGTCAATATCGAAAATGCAAAAAACTTGTGCAGTCACAATCTAAGGTTGGTTGAGGAGCATCTCTATGTCAATGGAATTGACTAAGGCTATAAACAATGGGTAATGCATGGCGAACTATTTGAAAGAGTAACTGTTCCCACTTACAAGACAGAGAGGGAAATGGTTGAGAAAAGTGACATGAATGCCGATGAATCATCAGACTTGGGTGACATCGGTGAAGACATGGATGACATGTTGGGTAATATTGGTGCGGGGATGTTTGGGAATGCCTATACAAAGGGGACAGGCAATAAGGATATGGCTGGCAATGATAATTTTGCAAGGTTGTGGGAGACGGCTCAACAAGAGTTGCACTTGGCATGCACATAATAACGATCTAGATAATTGTGTTTTTATGGATAATTTAGTCAATTGATTAAAATAGTTGAATGGATACAAGCATACATCTCTTATAATATgctatattattaaaattgaaaaatatataactttgaATAGTTGAATCACATTTATATAGTTAGTTTGATTGATttctagtactatatatagaatagatttatttataatatactaaaacatatattagaTAGCTTTACATTCTATAACAAGTTAactaacttatataattaatagattCATGTACATGAATGAGATAaatgtgatttattttatgCCATTCGAACATAAACTATATTGTTCGAACACAATATAGAATGTTTGAACTCTAATATATAACGTTCGAATGACCTTTAATGACATTTTGTTCCAACGAGAACCAGTGTGAATAAATATCGAATCCTTCCCTCCTGCACACATTGAAATCCCTCTTTCTCAAACCCATTCAAATACCAAACCGCCATTCACCACCGTCTTCGTCACCACTGCCGTCACACAAACTTCCTAGCCACCAAAAGGTATGTTGTTTGCTATTGTATTTAATATAGCTTGTTTTCCAATGGATTTCATGTGAATCCAAAGTAAATGCATTATTTTCCAGCCACCACACAAGATGGATGGGCATGTGAATGAGGGAGTGAGTTCAAATGAACTCACATAATGGGTTTTCATTTCAAGAACAAATTGACTCAGGCATTGATGTCTTCTAGAGTCCCACGTTCGAACATCTCCTCCAAATGTTCGAACTCTTAAAGTTGCTAAACTTAACGTTCAAATACtaaacaattgaatttgaaCTATTACCTAGCGTTCaaatatacgttcaaacgtaagcTCTATCCATTCGAACCATATATGTTATTTCAAACCTTGTCATTCCCACaataactaattatattattcgAATGGGGTCAAGTTTCATTCGAACACCAACTTGAATACGTGTTTGGGAAGAACTTCTATCCACATATTGCTTGTTGTTATAGCGAAGACTCTATTAGTTTGAACAACAACCTGAATAAGTGTTCAAGTTACATCTTGTTTACATAATGCTTATTGTTTGAACGAAGGCTACATTCATTCgaacaaaaatccaaataaGTGTTCAAGTTATGTTTTGTTTACATATTGTTTGTTGTTCGAACACCAGCTCGAATACATGTCCAACTGTGCACTTGTTCACATACTGCTTTTTGTTCAAATGAAGTTTATATTAGTTCGAACACCAACTCGAGTCTCAATTCTAATACAACTCAAATTATGTCTTTTGCTCGAATGACGTTCTCGTTCGTTTGAACACAAACTAGAATACAAAATCTACTTAAAATACACAACTTTAGCGACTTCAACAACATCATCTGGGAGGGCAGGGGATGGGTTCCCAACTATGACCAGTCAGGAGTTCCCTATCCTAACCTGGTGTATAAGTTCTATCAGGGAGCCAGTGAGATGGGTGCCATAGATAAGGCATTCACCTTCACTGTACGGGAGGTGAATATTACATTCTCAACTAACAAGATAATTGAGATTCTTCACATCCCTCGTGAGCTCGATGCATATCCTACATTGGAAGTGGTTTAGCAAGAGGAAGGAATTGAAGAGTTCATGGGTCCTAGAGGATGAGCTTTCCAACAAGGAGGTACGTCGGTTGATGGTTAAGGATACAGTTCCTCCTTATCATGAGGTAAGGCCATCAGGCATGTTGACTGCACAACATTCTTTCGAAAGTTGGTTCTGATCGTTGTATATAACATAGATCCAATGAAGTATACGACGAATTTTAGCATCGATCAGGCTAAATTCATATTATGATTGGCGAGAGGCTATTCGATTTATCTACTCCTATATTACATGTCCTGTATCAGAGATGAGTATAAGTACTTGTCCGAAAGTAGTTTTTCATTTGTGTTGACAATCTCTAGACTACTTCTGTCTACGAGAGTGAAGGTCACTTCTTCTAAAAGTCGGCAACCACAAATCGGTCTAATAAATATAGTCATATTGGGTAAAAGTGTGACTCACCTTTGTACTAGGTAGCAGTCAGAGCCTGTTGAGGCACGATTATTCCACCCTTAGGGAGACATACTACAGCCACTGCAGTAGCTAGATGTACATATGAGATCACTGATATTGTGTGCAAAGAGGTTTGTGCGACATTTACTGATATTGTGCGCAGAGAGATACATGTTGCCACTGCTGATATTCTGCCTATAGAGATCTGTGCGGCAATTTATGAGCTGTGGACGAGCCATGTCGCTAATATTGAGAGGAGCATGATGCCTCTTATTGATTGACATATAAACAGAGTGGATAATCATTTGAAGGAGATAGAGCTTATTGTAAGGACTCTAGGCATGGAGTAAATTAATTAGTAGAAATTAACTTTTGTTTTGTGACATGTTATATAtcttaatatagtttttttttttttttatctaattaatggTTTTACACAAAGGGAATTATGTAAAAATGTTTATACATGAtctgtttttatatttaatgaaactAAAACATTTTAAGTTTGAACAGAATTTGTGAGTTcgaacaatattatttacattcaaacaaaaatatttcgGCTCCAACAAAGCTCAATACTTCGCACCCAAAATATATGCAATTCTCCGGCCAAAGTGTCCAAACTACTATTATATGTTCGGATAGAAATTTATATTAGTTCAAACGGTCAACCATCAGTTCAAATAGTAAATCTATTTGGAGACAATAGATTTTTGTCCCAAATCCTTCCATTCGAAAGTCATGTATCTTGTTCAAACGATAATCGGACTGTATGAACATTCTGGGATGAACGAagaatttcatctctaaaagtgacattttgggacaaaattaaattcatcccAAATTGGTTTTGTCCCAAAAGGTCAGATTTGTTATAGTAAAAGTGTAATCCgtttgtggttaaaatattttccttaaaaaaattacaaatcctAGAACTTGGAcagtaattttaatatttttaactaaattcaaaatattattatttttatttttaaataagaaaaagtgGTTTTACGTGACTGTTAGAgtgtcacatatttttcattaaaatttctAACGGAGGGACAAAGTTCATCCCTAgagttttttttaagaataaagtttcattaaactaaaaaaagaaatacaaaatgaGGAGGTGAATTAGGTGCCCGACAAAACAATAACCTGTTATATATAATCCATACAATGCatacaactaaaaataaaatgaaaaacaaaataaaaaataaaaagtaaaaataaagcaATAGAATGAATCCAAAATTTTAGTCCGAACCCATATTTTCGAGGAGAGCGTGGATCATGAAATGACCTGCTAGCTCTAAGGTGGTATCTCTCGTATTCAAAATCGTGAACAGTTTGCACTTCTACTACGACGAGAAGCCGTAGTTTCACACTAGCCATCAAAATCAATGTTTGTTAACCGGTTTTCAACAAACACTCTCGCCCTCAAAGGACGAtgtaaccattaagtaaaaattaaaagtttaaaaaattaaaaaataaaaaaagtgataaacaaatgatatgaaagtagtaaatctatcattattcttttaataaatattctcGCCGTTAAGGATGATATGACTTTCATTGAAAGATATAAAACAGgttaaaaaacaagaaataggAAAATCGGTTCAACCAACTTAAtaatcctatcattattcttttaataaatactttcgCCTTCAAGGACGATATGACTTTcgtttaaagatataaaaaagattaaaaaaaacaaaaaaatagaaaaatcggTTCAATTGACCcaattgatttgtaatattatatttgttcttcatttttcatgttttgaaaattgatttgaatatgtttgtatcggaatatatatattttaatatttatataatatataaattatttttttatattattatatataaatatatcatgatatcatgaaattttaatcatattagaTACGTggtgaaaaaaattacaaaatcgattaaatagaatcaaataaaaaaatcgaaaatttcGATTTCAGTGCAAATTATTCGGTCCATATTCACGTGGGTTGGATTATAAAGTATACCGTTAGATAGGCGCAGTCAAAACCTATGTACGTACATCGGTACATGTATGGGAGAGTTACGTTTCGAAGCGTAAATAGCACGTAAAAATCCAATCGATTCACTCACTACTCTTCCCTCactgttaaataaaaaagaagattgaaaagtcaACCCCTACTTATTTGATTAGAAAGGTTAAGATTGGCTTTAGGTAATATAGTAATGGcgcttatctttttcttttttctgtgtttgtcttttgttttttgaaccCCAGCCGCAACAGAGAGATTTGTTGAGAGAACGCCAGGAAATGTGCATGcgacaatatatttatataacccCAACCGACCATTAATTAAAACCTTTGGAATCTGGATGCCCTCAGTCAAATCTTCGCCCAACATccccctttttgttttttcaaccTGTTCACTTTTCTTGTCTACGAGAGAGTCTCCTACTCAGAAATCTTGTGCTTTGCTCTCTACTATATATTCCTGATCGATCTCTATGTAAATCCCAGAGCCTCCCCGTCCACCATagtctctctatctctctctgtctgtctctctctccctttttctctttcataagGCTACGATGGCGGCTTCCACGGCTTTCATGTCAAACCCATATATGAACACAAACCATGTTACATTTTCAGAGAATGTTAGACCCCGGTCGCATTCTTTTGGGCAGGTTTTCTTGCCCAAGAAAGCTGAAACCTTGTCAGCCAGACACTCAGTTGTCGCTTCTCTTGTAGCATCGTCTGCTGTCGCAAGCAGGGCACTCAAAACGAGCTCGAGTTTGGCCCATCTTTGGAGAGAGATTCAAGGTTCCAACGACTGGGAAGATCTTGTCGACCCATTGCACCCTCTGCTCCAGCAAGAGATCGTCCGGTACGGCGAGTTTGTCGCCGCGTGTTACAAGGCTTTCGACCTCAACCCAAACTCCAAACGCTACTTGAATTGCAAATACGGGAAGAAGAACATGTTCCGGGAAGTCGGGATGGGGAGTTGCGGGTACCATGTCACCAAGTACATCTACGCCACTCCGGACATCAATATTCCGATCCAAAGTGGTGATTCTTGCGGACGTTGGATTGGATACGTTGCGGTCTCCGGCGACGACTCCGTCCGTAGGCTCGGGAGGAGAGATATACTCATTACTTTCCGGGGAACAGTCACTAACCAAGAGTGGATTACAAATCTAATGAGCTCGCTGACACCGGCACGCCTCGACCCCAACAATCTGCGGCCTGATGTCAAGGTAGAGGCTGGATTTCTGAGCTTGTACACTTCGGACGAGAGCTCCAGCAAATTTGGGTTGGAAAGTTGCCGCGAACAGCTTCTTTCCGAGGTATCCCGGCTGCTTACCAAGTACAAAGGTGAGAAAATTAGCATAACTTTGGCAGGCCATAGCATGGGGAGCTCTCTGGCTGTTCTTCTTGCTTACGACATAGCCGAGCTCGGACTGAACGACAAAGAGAATTCAAGCCGACACAAGATACCAATCACAGTATTCTCATTTGGAGGTCCGAGAGTCGGGAACGCCGGATTCAAGCAACGTTGTGAGGAATTGGGTGTCAAAGTCTTGAGAGTAGTGAACGTAAATGATCCAATCACAAAGATGCCTGGGGTTTTATTTAATGAGAATTTCAGGGTTTTGGCCGGAAAATATGAGTTGCCATGGAGCTGCTCGTGTTATGCTCACGTGGGTGTGGAACTTGCCCTCGACTTCTACGACATGCAGAACCTTTCATGTGTTCATGATTTGGAAACATATATCAGCTTACTTAAATGTCCCAAACGACAGCAAATGCAAAGAGAGAGCGCAGATATACTCAACAGAGCAAGAGAGTTGCTAATCACGAGTGCCCAGAATTTGAACATCTTTCCGTGGAGAAATACTGAGAGCAATAATAGCAGTACAGTAAACTTAGTTCagtcatgaaatatatattgtatattcaGTTGGCAAAAACCTctactttcatttttcaaatcctcggCCTTATACTTTGTTTTTTAGGTGGGTGGAGGTGATTAATTTCATtgattgtgtgtatatatataaattgatatatatatatatatatatgaatatttattttacctAGCTCTGAAAATAATACAAGTGAATGAAGATTTTTGTATCCACGCATGGTCTGATGGTGTCATGTGCAATCGCCACAGCTTCAAAAACATCAATTGCTTAGTATCTATTCATGAATCATGTCTTGTTCAAGCGACGACTTATGCAGCAATGTACGTACAGATGATCAAATATGACTCTACAAACGCGCAACATGATGAGATGTTGTGGAAATGAAATATGCTCCAGTACGTACCGAAGTCACACAATTCTTTCATAAATTAGAAAACGAATAATAATCTTAGGATCTCAGGAGCTAATTAATGAAAAACTTAAACAAagagtattttcaaaatttttgtaaataaaaataacgaccaacaacaacattaataataCTCACGGTTTGCCCTATTACTGACTTACAAGAAACACGAACGCCCTACAACATATAAGGGTTTTTGGGACGACAATTTTTGTCCTAAAAATTTggaatttcatctcaaaatattttgtaaaatgaaaaaaaagcaTCCCAAGATCGTTTCATGCAATAACAATGtcccaaaatgtattttgggataaaaatatcaatttcatcctaaaaaatatattttgagacgaaattaaGCAGAATCGTTTGATAATGTTCGAAAGGAATATTGTCTTTTGGGACGCTTGAATTTCATCCCAGAGTCCCAAAATATTGGGATTTTGTTCCAAAATACTTCTTGAAACGAAAAAAGTTCCCAAGGTCGTTCCAATAACAAtgtcccaaaaggtattttggaatgaaaatatcaatttcatcccaaaagatatcCTTTGAGACGAAATTAAGTAGAACCGTTCGATTACGTTCGAATCAAATATTGTTTTTCTGGAATGCTTGAATTTCAAACCAGAatcacgttcgaatgttacaaaattgacgttcgaacgtatttcatgttcgaacatgTCCTTCGTGAGTAGTTGATCGATACCAGTCTGTTCGACCAAATAGGTATGAGGAAATGTTCGAACGGACCATGATAGGATCGATCGATTTCATATCAATAGAATTTCTAACATTTAGTTCACGTTGAAgattcgttcgaacggttttacaTACTTTTCGAATGTTTATTTcgattacattcgaatgttctGTATCAATACTTGAATggttttactcatcttgttccAACGATTTTttcccgttcgaacggtaactattttattttacccaataattaaaaaccaaataggtatacataatatttaaaaaaatatattacaatttttttaatacccaTAAAACTAGTCTAATAAGTgtgaattaaataataaaacagtagtagtactagcgTTCTTCATTCATAAATAGATGTCTAAATCTGTACATATAATGTAAATTAGTTGCTAGGAGGCCTGAACTGTTGCATAAGTATCTACATTTGGAGTTGCACATTTCTTCTAAacttttcttgttgttgttcttgttattttatgcGCATTTTCATATCTGCTTGTTtcgccaattgagcctctaatgcatgctgtcttgcagtcaattcttcgatcctGAAATTTGCTTTGTCTAATGCTATAGATGTATTATAGGCAAACTCGAACGATGAGGAAGAGCtagaaggctttacacagcgacccaaacccctcaaatgttctgaacgttgacccataacttgtgtaagaatTTCAACATTActtgttgaagaatttttatttgacaCAGATTCAACACGTAGGGCAACtattttatcctacacacaagagaaaaaattaatatttttacaaatattcaaatatgtttaattaaaatagattataatacttacataatttttatgagtatcgggatgagtccactcttCATTACGATCAGTATGTGATGCAGCATaaaattttgtcagatcataattagtatctgacTCTTGCTACAAGAGACATTTGttgtgatataaaattattagaataccTCCAAATAGCaaactatatacaataaaaaaaatagcatcaccaatttcttagagaggCGATGGAAATATCTTAAACTTGCATGATAAAAAATCTTTAACtttgatctatttatttatttttatagaatttcgcTCCTGCATataagttgtaaatattaggaagcgaaaattataaataggatgggtagaaaaaaatttatttaatttaccttatatgatggatcctctAACATGTTACAAAGTTTTTTCCAATTGGAAGGTCGGACATCTTGGATAGGTTGCTGGCATGCATTTTCCTTGTTCTTGAACTTAttgtaatgctcatgacacaTCGCCTAATATTTGCGGAATACATTACACATAAGCTCATCGACAGTCTTATGCTCCTCTATCTgactaaaatttagtttaaagtcataattcaaaaaatatatacacaaagatattattatccagaatattttaaattttgcatatatattaaacaatattaatataaatcaattatttaaacatTATCAAATTACTTTCATATGTTCCTGGAACAACTGCTAATGTAACTATGGATCACCAATTGAAGTCTAGAAAGGAGTTGTTCTCCTTGTTGAAGGAGAATATATAGAAGGTTCAGCAAATGATGAAGTTATTTGCTAATATGGAGAGAACTAAGAGAGTTTCTGAGATAGGGAATTGGGTTTTCTTGAGGCTTCAACCTTATAGACAAAAAATAGTTGCTATGGGGCATAATTGGAAGCTGTCACCAAGATTTTATGGTCCATTACAAGTGATTGAAAATAATGGATCAATTGCTTATAGGGTGAATCTACCAACATCTTCAAGAATACATTATGTCTTCCATGTATCATGCCTAAAGAAGAAGTTGGGTCAAGGTGTTTCTCCACTACCAGTGTTACCTCAAGTGGATACGCAAGGAAGACTTCAACCTGAGCGTGAGGCAAAACTGgaaagaagattgaagaagGTGGGAAATCAGGCAGCAACAAAAGTATTCGTTAAATGGTTTGGGGCACTAATCGAGGATAACTCATGGGAACTATTATGGAAGCTGAGGAATCTTTACCTACACTTTGTGGGAAAGGTTCTTTGAGGAGGAGGGAAAGGTTAGGGCCTTGTGGACAAGGTCCTTAAAGGCTTAGAGGTTGTAAGGTGTATGCGTGTATGGGAGGAGAGGTTGAGTTCTGGAGGAATCGTGCtacaaagaaggaagagaagtgAGGGTCACGATTAAGACAAAATGGTGCGCTTagctttaatgaaacggtgcgaAGTGTGAATAACAAAATTAACGAATTGGAGTTTGGAATGGTGCGTTTTATCCCTTTAGTGAAGCGGTGCGTTTGGCTTAGAAGGGAAGAAAGGCAAATGGGGCTGAACAACATCGTTTAATTACTCTTTTACATTCATCTGTATAAATACTAAAGTAGAACTTCATTGTTAGTTGTTTAGTTGCTTAAGATCATTTTTTGGAAGTGTATAGAGGTTTGAGGTTTCTCGAAAACCATATAAAGTGGATTCtcggtttctttctctcttttcttgatcACTTTCTTGTTTCCATTCTTTTATTGTTCTGGGTTCTAGGTTCTGGGTTGGTGTTGGTATTTTGTGTGATACCTTACATTATGTGTAGGTTTTTTATTCCAGTGTCTTTAACTAAATTAAAGAATGTATGTGGTGCTTGTCAACCGGGTAAAAGCCACCAGTTACCTTTTGAGTAGTTTGTCTCTTTTTCTCAAggtcctttagatttaatattttcGGATGTTTGGGGCCCTGCCCCCTGCCTTTCTACTATTGGTAATAAATACTGTGATTTTTGTTGATTATTATAGCAAATTTTCTTAGTTATATGCCCATCTCTAATAAGTCTAATGTGCTACCTACATTCACTCATTCTCTTTACATGTTGAACATCTCTTTAATCGCAAAATTAAAATGCTTCAATCTGATGGGGGTGGTAAATATTGCAGCCTAGGCAAATTTTTCGCCTCGGTTGGAATTCAACATCATCTCACATGTCCCTATACTCACCAACAAAATGACTTTGTTGAACTTCGGCATCGACATATATCTGAAACTTGGCTTGCCATGCTCTCCCAAACTTTTGCCTCATATCGGTATTAGGACTTTACTTTTTGACTTGCCCGTTACTTAATTAATCGTCTCCCAATGCTTGGCTTGTCAAATATCTCCCCTTTTGAACAGCTATTCCAAAACCCACCTACTTACACTTTATTGTGTGTTTTTGGATGTGAGTGTTGGCCTTACCTGAGGCCATACCAGTCACATAAAATGAACTTTCGATCCAAGAAATGTCTATCTAGGGTCTAACTCCTCAACATCATGGCTATCTTTGTTTAGACCCCTCCATTGCACTGTCTACACCTCCCGCCGTGTAGTGTTCAATGAAGTCCAATTTTCCGTTCGCCCACTTCCACCCTACCATGTCTTCTCCACCTAATGACACAATCCACTTCCTGCAAACCTCAACATTACACCCACTATGCCTACCTCCAGTATTAAATCTAACCTTGGACCAGGCCCTCTTTAGCATGTCTCAACCTCCTGCGTCAAACACCCCGTCTTCTAATACTTCTTCCATACTTGGCTCGT
This window of the Juglans regia cultivar Chandler chromosome 12, Walnut 2.0, whole genome shotgun sequence genome carries:
- the LOC109016755 gene encoding galactolipase DONGLE, chloroplastic-like, which codes for MAASTAFMSNPYMNTNHVTFSENVRPRSHSFGQVFLPKKAETLSARHSVVASLVASSAVASRALKTSSSLAHLWREIQGSNDWEDLVDPLHPLLQQEIVRYGEFVAACYKAFDLNPNSKRYLNCKYGKKNMFREVGMGSCGYHVTKYIYATPDINIPIQSGDSCGRWIGYVAVSGDDSVRRLGRRDILITFRGTVTNQEWITNLMSSLTPARLDPNNLRPDVKVEAGFLSLYTSDESSSKFGLESCREQLLSEVSRLLTKYKGEKISITLAGHSMGSSLAVLLAYDIAELGLNDKENSSRHKIPITVFSFGGPRVGNAGFKQRCEELGVKVLRVVNVNDPITKMPGVLFNENFRVLAGKYELPWSCSCYAHVGVELALDFYDMQNLSCVHDLETYISLLKCPKRQQMQRESADILNRARELLITSAQNLNIFPWRNTESNNSSTVNLVQS